The following proteins come from a genomic window of Streptomyces sp. GS7:
- a CDS encoding MBL fold metallo-hydrolase, with protein sequence MLIAGFPAGAWGTNCYLVAPAAGEECVIIDPGHQAAQGVEDAVRKHRLKPVAVVLTHGHIDHVASVVPVCGAHDVPAWIHPADRYMMSDPEKALGRSIGQQLMGELTVGEPDDVKELTDGAALELAGMEFSVAHAPGHTKGSVTFRMPEQADVPPVFFSGDLLFAGSIGRTDMPGGDHAEILRSLERVCLPLDDSTVVLSGHGPQTTIGRERATNPFLRQVAAGLGDGIPNAAPRRGM encoded by the coding sequence GTGCTGATTGCCGGGTTCCCCGCCGGGGCCTGGGGGACCAACTGCTACTTGGTCGCCCCCGCCGCCGGCGAGGAGTGCGTGATCATCGACCCGGGCCATCAGGCGGCCCAGGGAGTCGAGGACGCGGTCAGGAAGCATCGGCTCAAGCCCGTCGCGGTCGTCCTCACCCACGGGCACATCGACCATGTCGCCTCGGTCGTCCCGGTGTGCGGCGCGCACGACGTCCCCGCCTGGATCCACCCCGCCGACCGCTACATGATGAGCGACCCGGAGAAGGCCCTGGGCCGCTCCATCGGGCAGCAGCTCATGGGCGAGCTGACCGTGGGGGAGCCGGACGACGTCAAGGAGCTGACCGACGGCGCCGCTTTGGAACTCGCCGGGATGGAGTTCTCCGTCGCGCACGCCCCGGGCCATACCAAGGGGTCGGTGACCTTCCGGATGCCCGAGCAGGCGGACGTGCCGCCGGTCTTCTTCTCGGGCGACCTGCTGTTCGCCGGCTCCATCGGACGCACCGACATGCCGGGCGGCGACCACGCCGAGATCCTCCGGTCGCTGGAGCGCGTGTGCCTCCCGCTGGACGACTCGACCGTGGTCCTCTCCGGCCACGGCCCCCAGACCACCATCGGCCGCGAGCGCGCCACCAACCCCTTCCTGAGGCAGGTGGCCGCCGGCCTCGGAGACGGCATCCCGAACGCCGCTCCGCGACGAGGAATGTGA
- a CDS encoding DUF349 domain-containing protein, giving the protein MSSDPWGRVDETGTVYVRTADGEQVVGSWQAGTPEEALAYFERKYEGLVVEIGLLERRVKTTDLSAKDAMTAIDHLRVQVDEHHAVGDLEALRKRLDALVGTVESRREERKAQKAKQSDEARQSKEKLVVEAEELAASEQWRAAGERLRALVDIWKGLPRLDRKTDDELWHRFSHARSAFSKRRKAHFASLDAQREESRKAKEKLVAEAEALSGSTDWGATAARYRELMTDWKAAGRAQREHEDDLWNRFRGAQDVFFQARGEVFAERDAEQRENLTRKEELAVEAEKLLPVTDLKAARSAFRAINERWEAIGHVPRDARPKIEGRMHAVERAIQDAEEAEWRRTNPEARARAAGLTGQLQDAVDKLQKQIDAARAAGNDAKADKLGRELEGRKALLDQALKGLEEFGG; this is encoded by the coding sequence GTGAGCAGCGACCCATGGGGCCGCGTCGATGAGACGGGGACCGTGTACGTGCGTACCGCCGACGGCGAGCAGGTCGTCGGATCGTGGCAGGCGGGAACTCCCGAGGAGGCCCTTGCCTACTTCGAGCGCAAGTATGAGGGCCTGGTCGTCGAGATCGGCCTCCTGGAGCGGCGGGTCAAGACCACCGACCTCTCGGCGAAGGACGCCATGACCGCGATCGACCACCTGCGCGTGCAGGTGGACGAGCACCACGCGGTGGGCGACCTGGAGGCACTGAGAAAGCGGCTGGACGCGCTCGTCGGCACGGTCGAGTCGCGCCGCGAGGAGCGCAAGGCCCAGAAGGCCAAGCAGAGCGACGAGGCCCGGCAGTCCAAGGAGAAGCTGGTCGTCGAGGCGGAGGAGCTGGCGGCCAGCGAGCAGTGGCGGGCGGCCGGTGAGCGGCTGCGGGCGCTGGTCGACATCTGGAAGGGCCTGCCGCGGCTGGACCGCAAGACCGACGACGAGCTGTGGCACCGCTTCTCGCACGCCCGCTCGGCGTTCTCCAAGCGGCGCAAGGCGCACTTCGCCTCGCTGGACGCGCAGCGCGAGGAGTCCCGCAAGGCCAAGGAGAAGCTGGTCGCCGAGGCCGAGGCGCTGTCCGGCTCGACGGACTGGGGCGCCACCGCCGCCCGCTACCGCGAGCTGATGACGGACTGGAAGGCCGCGGGCCGCGCCCAGCGCGAGCACGAGGACGACCTGTGGAACCGCTTCCGCGGCGCCCAGGACGTGTTCTTCCAGGCGCGCGGCGAGGTCTTCGCGGAGCGGGACGCCGAGCAGCGGGAGAACCTGACCCGCAAGGAGGAGCTGGCCGTCGAGGCGGAGAAGCTGCTCCCGGTGACCGACCTGAAGGCGGCACGGTCCGCGTTCCGGGCGATCAACGAGCGGTGGGAGGCCATCGGCCATGTGCCGCGGGACGCCCGCCCGAAGATCGAGGGCCGGATGCACGCCGTCGAGCGGGCCATCCAGGACGCCGAGGAAGCCGAGTGGCGGCGTACGAACCCCGAGGCGCGGGCGCGGGCCGCGGGGCTGACCGGCCAGCTGCAGGACGCCGTCGACAAGCTCCAGAAGCAGATCGACGCGGCGCGGGCGGCAGGCAACGACGCCAAGGCCGACAAGCTCGGCCGCGAGCTGGAGGGCCGCAAGGCGCTGCTGGACCAGGCGCTCAAGGGCCTGGAGGAGTTCGGCGGCTGA
- a CDS encoding peptidylprolyl isomerase encodes MVSNDQRRRQLARQKYERQQERRAEKSRRYRRRNVIIASSLTVVLAAGVAAYASVSLTGSVRQGAYNDAVSPAPSQAADPCGRPAKGAPSTKTWPKEPAMAIDTSASYTARLDTTCGRITFTLDAGKAPHTVNSFAFLAGQGYFDHSRCHRLVDSQIYVLQCGDPKGTGEGTPGYTIPDENLKDPRIKGDVYPAGTVAMANRYDGKDDKTRDSGGSQFFLVYQDSQLPPNYTPFGRITGGMDVLKKIAAAGSRPDPANGNTAPNATVVIDKAAVTKS; translated from the coding sequence GTGGTCAGCAACGATCAGCGGCGGCGGCAGCTCGCCCGGCAGAAGTACGAGCGCCAGCAGGAGCGCCGGGCCGAGAAGTCCCGCAGGTACCGGCGCCGCAACGTGATCATCGCGTCGTCCCTGACCGTCGTGCTCGCCGCGGGCGTCGCCGCGTACGCCTCGGTGTCGCTGACCGGCAGCGTGCGCCAGGGGGCCTACAACGACGCGGTGTCCCCGGCGCCCTCCCAGGCCGCCGACCCGTGCGGCAGGCCCGCGAAGGGCGCGCCGTCGACGAAGACCTGGCCCAAGGAGCCGGCGATGGCCATCGACACCTCGGCGTCGTACACCGCGCGGCTGGACACCACCTGCGGCCGGATCACGTTCACGCTGGACGCCGGCAAGGCGCCGCACACCGTCAACTCCTTCGCCTTCCTGGCCGGCCAGGGCTACTTCGACCACAGCCGGTGCCACCGCCTGGTCGACTCGCAGATCTACGTCCTGCAGTGCGGCGACCCGAAGGGCACCGGCGAGGGGACGCCCGGCTACACCATCCCGGACGAGAACCTCAAGGACCCCCGGATCAAGGGCGATGTCTATCCGGCGGGCACGGTCGCGATGGCCAACCGCTACGACGGCAAGGACGACAAGACCCGTGATTCCGGCGGCAGTCAGTTCTTCCTCGTCTATCAGGACAGCCAGTTGCCGCCGAACTACACGCCGTTCGGGAGGATCACCGGCGGTATGGACGTCCTGAAGAAGATCGCCGCCGCCGGTTCGCGGCCCGATCCGGCCAACGGCAACACCGCGCCCAACGCCACCGTCGTGATCGACAAGGCGGCCGTCACGAAGTCCTGA
- the hisS gene encoding histidine--tRNA ligase, producing MSTFQAPKGTYDLIPPHSATYLAVREAIAAPLRNSGYGYIETPGFENVELFARGVGESTDIVTKEMYAFETKGGDRLALRPEGTASVLRAALEANLHKAGNLPVKLWYSGSYYRYERPQKGRYRHFSQVGAEAIGAEDPALDAELIILADQSYRALGLRNFRILLNSLGDQECRPVYRAALQDFLRGLDLDEDTRRRVDINPLRVLDDKREAVQKQLAGAPLLRDYLCEACKAYHEQVRELLTAAGVAFEDDEKLVRGLDYYTRTTFEFVHDGLGSQSAVGGGGRYDGLSEMIGGPALPSVGWALGVDRTVLALEAEGITLDIPAATAVYAVPLGEEARRVLFRAVTELRRAGVATDFAYGGKGLKNAMKSANRSGARLALVAGERDLAEGVVQLKDLTSGEQTAVALDAVVDEARRALG from the coding sequence GTGAGCACCTTTCAGGCACCCAAGGGCACCTACGACCTGATCCCGCCGCACTCCGCGACGTACCTCGCGGTGCGCGAGGCGATCGCCGCGCCCCTGAGGAACTCCGGGTACGGCTACATCGAGACGCCCGGATTCGAGAACGTCGAGCTGTTCGCGCGCGGTGTCGGTGAGTCCACCGACATCGTCACCAAGGAGATGTACGCCTTCGAGACCAAGGGCGGCGACCGGCTCGCGCTGCGCCCCGAAGGCACCGCGTCCGTGCTGCGCGCGGCGCTGGAGGCCAACCTCCACAAGGCGGGCAACCTCCCGGTCAAGCTCTGGTACTCCGGCTCGTACTACCGCTACGAGCGCCCGCAGAAGGGCCGCTACCGCCACTTCTCGCAGGTCGGCGCCGAGGCGATCGGCGCGGAGGACCCGGCGCTGGACGCCGAGCTGATCATCCTGGCCGACCAGTCCTACCGCGCGCTGGGCCTGCGCAACTTCCGGATCCTGCTCAACTCCCTGGGCGACCAGGAGTGCCGCCCCGTCTACCGCGCCGCGCTCCAGGACTTCCTGCGCGGGCTCGACCTGGACGAGGACACCCGCCGCCGGGTCGACATCAACCCGCTGCGCGTCCTGGACGACAAGCGCGAGGCGGTCCAGAAGCAGCTCGCCGGGGCGCCCCTGCTCCGCGACTACCTCTGCGAGGCGTGCAAGGCGTACCACGAGCAGGTCCGCGAGCTGCTGACCGCGGCGGGTGTGGCCTTCGAGGACGACGAGAAGCTGGTCCGCGGGCTGGACTACTACACCCGTACCACCTTCGAGTTCGTCCACGACGGCCTCGGCTCGCAGTCCGCGGTGGGCGGCGGCGGCCGCTACGACGGCCTCTCCGAGATGATCGGCGGCCCCGCGCTGCCGTCGGTCGGCTGGGCGCTGGGCGTCGACCGCACGGTGCTGGCGCTGGAGGCCGAGGGCATCACCCTCGACATCCCGGCCGCCACCGCGGTGTACGCCGTGCCGCTCGGCGAGGAGGCCCGCCGGGTGCTGTTCCGCGCGGTCACCGAGCTGCGCCGGGCCGGGGTCGCCACCGACTTCGCGTACGGCGGCAAGGGCCTGAAGAACGCCATGAAGTCCGCCAACCGCTCCGGCGCGCGGCTGGCGCTGGTGGCCGGCGAGCGGGACCTGGCCGAGGGCGTCGTCCAGCTCAAGGACCTGACGAGCGGCGAGCAGACCGCCGTCGCACTGGACGCGGT